In Cydia pomonella isolate Wapato2018A chromosome 1, ilCydPomo1, whole genome shotgun sequence, one genomic interval encodes:
- the LOC133534582 gene encoding palmitoyltransferase ZDHHC3 isoform X1: protein MAIDTPVIAQSGTMIREMFVSSDEEDLESPCDIDPERAGLTRPNRDMHNRCCGGKAWCIKDICGIICAVLTWMLILYAEFVVMMVMLLPAVSAYPLYSYVNIFLFQSLAFLAFASHLRTMFTDPGAVPKGNATKKIIKQMSFREGQVIFKCTKCCSIKPERAHHCSVCQRCIRKMDHHCPWVNNCVGENNQKYFVLFTFYIAAISIHSLALSLYQFVTCIRHEWRDCSTYSPPATVVLLLFLIAEALLFAIFTVVMLGTQLHAIWNDETGIEQLKKEQARWVRKSRWKNIQQVFGRFSIFWFSPFTQPSIKTKLDSYLYSV, encoded by the exons ATGGCAATAGACACCCCAGTTATTGCACA gTCGGGGACTATGATTCGCGAGATGTTCGTGAGTTCAGATGAGGAGGACCTCGAGAGTCCGTGTGACATCGACCCAGAGCGCGCCGGTCTCACGCGGCCCAACCGCGACATGCATAATCGCTGCTGCGGTGGCAAGGCCTGGTGTATTAAG GACATATGCGGTATAATATGCGCGGTGCTAACATGGATGTTGATCCTATACGCGGAGTTCGTGGTGATGATGGTCATGCTGCTGCCCGCCGTATCGGCCTACCCGCTCTACAGCTACGTCAACATATTCCTGTTCCAGAGCCTCGCCTTCCTGGCGTTCGCGAGCCATCTCCGCACCATGTTCACCGACCCG GGCGCGGTGCCAAAAGGCAATGCCACCAAGAAGATAATCAAACAGATGAGTTTCCGCGAGGGCCAGGTTATCTTCAAGTGCACCAAGTGCTGCAGCATCAAGCCGGAGCGCGCGCACCACTGCTCGGTGTGCCAGCGGTGCATCCGCAAGATGGACCACCACTGCCCCTGGGTCAACAACTGCGTGGGAGAGAACAACCAGAAGTACTTTGTGCTTTTCACG TTTTATATCGCGGCGATATCGATCCACTCGCTGGCGCTGTCGCTTTACCAGTTCGTGACGTGCATACGGCACGAGTGGCGCGACTGCAGCACATACTCGCCGCCCGCCACG GTGGTTTTGCTGCTATTTCTCATAGCGGAGGCGCTGCTGTTCGCCATCTTCACCGTGGTCATGCTCGGCACGCAGTTGCACGCCATATGGAACGATGAAACG GGCATCGAACAACTAAAGAAGGAGCAGGCGCGGTGGGTGCGCAAGTCGCGGTGGAAGAACATCCAGCAAGTGTTCGGCCGCTTCTCAATATTCTGGTTCTCGCCTTTCACACAGCCCTCCATCAAGACGAAGCTCGACAGCTACTTGTATAGCGTTTAA
- the LOC133534582 gene encoding palmitoyltransferase ZDHHC3 isoform X2, producing MIREMFVSSDEEDLESPCDIDPERAGLTRPNRDMHNRCCGGKAWCIKDICGIICAVLTWMLILYAEFVVMMVMLLPAVSAYPLYSYVNIFLFQSLAFLAFASHLRTMFTDPGAVPKGNATKKIIKQMSFREGQVIFKCTKCCSIKPERAHHCSVCQRCIRKMDHHCPWVNNCVGENNQKYFVLFTFYIAAISIHSLALSLYQFVTCIRHEWRDCSTYSPPATVVLLLFLIAEALLFAIFTVVMLGTQLHAIWNDETGIEQLKKEQARWVRKSRWKNIQQVFGRFSIFWFSPFTQPSIKTKLDSYLYSV from the exons ATGATTCGCGAGATGTTCGTGAGTTCAGATGAGGAGGACCTCGAGAGTCCGTGTGACATCGACCCAGAGCGCGCCGGTCTCACGCGGCCCAACCGCGACATGCATAATCGCTGCTGCGGTGGCAAGGCCTGGTGTATTAAG GACATATGCGGTATAATATGCGCGGTGCTAACATGGATGTTGATCCTATACGCGGAGTTCGTGGTGATGATGGTCATGCTGCTGCCCGCCGTATCGGCCTACCCGCTCTACAGCTACGTCAACATATTCCTGTTCCAGAGCCTCGCCTTCCTGGCGTTCGCGAGCCATCTCCGCACCATGTTCACCGACCCG GGCGCGGTGCCAAAAGGCAATGCCACCAAGAAGATAATCAAACAGATGAGTTTCCGCGAGGGCCAGGTTATCTTCAAGTGCACCAAGTGCTGCAGCATCAAGCCGGAGCGCGCGCACCACTGCTCGGTGTGCCAGCGGTGCATCCGCAAGATGGACCACCACTGCCCCTGGGTCAACAACTGCGTGGGAGAGAACAACCAGAAGTACTTTGTGCTTTTCACG TTTTATATCGCGGCGATATCGATCCACTCGCTGGCGCTGTCGCTTTACCAGTTCGTGACGTGCATACGGCACGAGTGGCGCGACTGCAGCACATACTCGCCGCCCGCCACG GTGGTTTTGCTGCTATTTCTCATAGCGGAGGCGCTGCTGTTCGCCATCTTCACCGTGGTCATGCTCGGCACGCAGTTGCACGCCATATGGAACGATGAAACG GGCATCGAACAACTAAAGAAGGAGCAGGCGCGGTGGGTGCGCAAGTCGCGGTGGAAGAACATCCAGCAAGTGTTCGGCCGCTTCTCAATATTCTGGTTCTCGCCTTTCACACAGCCCTCCATCAAGACGAAGCTCGACAGCTACTTGTATAGCGTTTAA